The Girardinichthys multiradiatus isolate DD_20200921_A chromosome 24, DD_fGirMul_XY1, whole genome shotgun sequence genome has a window encoding:
- the LOC124861150 gene encoding zinc finger protein 665-like has protein sequence MRTLDSIDKKLTSLDARLALVEVLHKEFKALRGYLDYSQEQQASLTVGGGNAHLQVFANLHKILQEEGFPVPLAPPPLPKHVDLFRVLHPLFPVRQQPRSGSVDKAVRELQQQQLMNSGKKSSSLRNIWSKKLEGSRSSNSGRTQQRKRHQMMDDVFQPRLVLPADVKEEAPEEQSPDVDQQEPESLQIKEEQEELWTSQEGEQLTVKEETDTRFPLTAAPIKNVKEDAPEEQSPDMDQQELELLHIKEESERIWTSQDGEQLNVKKETDDTMFPLTDVQMKSEEDEEKPLFSQFHQHQTEDRDLPSSSSADQIKSEIKEEDFGTAESSRNPDRNSHGGSSNYSETKDSDDDDVKHHKSELKRLSDSETEDSEEDWKESRAPGSDRNTVNKSLSCSECGENFANRRSLQSHMICNPRLTSSDCSGNETCFREKKTIDSLTKVQKGSKKFNCGECGKGFNWKHDLKRHTKIHTGEKSFICDECGKRFSYKSDLNIHTRIHTGDKPFHCDACGNCFCYKSQLNTHMRIHTGDIPFSCDACGKRFVSKSQLNTHMRIHTGDKPFGCEVCGKRFVSKSQLNTHMRTHTGDKPFSCDACGKTFRYNSHLNTHMRDHKGDKPFSCDACGKRFVAKSQLNTHMRIHTGDKPFCCDVCGKRFAFKSNLNTHMRIHTGDKPFGCDACGKRFVSKSDLNTHMRIHTGDKPFGCDACGKRYVSKSDLNIHMRIHTGDKPFSCDACGKRFVSKSQLNAHMRIHTGDKPFGCDACGKRFVSKSDLNIHMRIHTGDKPFGCDACGKRFVSKSQLNAHIRIHTGDKPFGCDACGKRFVSKSKFNIHMRIHTGDKPFACDACGKSFASKSYLYKHMSNPHRSEKNH, from the exons ttggtggcggtaatgcacatctacAGGTATTTGCCAACCTACATAAAATCCTACAAGAAGAAGGATTTCCGGTTCCGCTAGCCCCGCCCCCTCTTCCCAAACACGTGGATCTCTTCCGGGTTCTTCATCCTTTGTTCCCTGTTCGTCAGCAGCCCAGAAGCGGGAGTGTTGATAAAGCTgtaagagagctgcagcagcagcagttgatgaactctggaaagaagtccagcagcttgaggaacatctggtcaaagaaactggagggaagcaggagctcaaacagcggcaggacgcagcagaggaagagacaccagatgatggatgatgttttccagcccagattag tgctgccagcagatgttaaagaagaggctcctgaagaacagagtcctgatgtGGATCAGCAGGAGCCAGAGTCCCTCcagataaaggaggaacaggaggaactctggaccagtcaggaaggagagcagctcactgtgaaggaggagactgataccaggtttccattaactgcagctcctatcaaga atgttaaagaagatgctcctgaagaacagagtcctgatatggaccagcaggagctggagctcctccacataaaggaggaaagtGAAAGAATCTGGACCAGCCAGGATGGAGAACAACTGAATGTGAAGAAGGAGACTGATGATACCATGTTTCCATTAACTGATGTCCAAATGAAgagtgaagaggatgaagagaaacCTCTGTTCTCTCAGTTTCATCAACACCAAACAGAAGACAGAGATCTTCcaagcagcagctcagctgatCAGATAAAATCAGAAATTAAAGAAGAGGATTTTGGAACAGCAGAATCCAGCAGGAACCCAGATCGAAATAGTCATGGAGGCTCTTCCAACTATTCAGAGACTAAagacagtgatgatgatgatgtgaagcatcaTAAATCTGAGCTTAAACGCTTGtcagactctgaaactgaagacagtgaggaggattggaaggagagcaggGCTCCAGGGTCAGACAGAAACACTGTCAACAAATCTTTGAGCTGCTCTGAGTGTGGAGAAAATTTTGCTAACAGACGCTCTCTTCAGAGTCACATGATATGTAATCCAAGATTAACGTCTTCAGATTGTTCCGGTAATGAGACGTGTTTCAGAGAGAAGAAAACTATAGATTCACTGACAAAAGTCCAGAAAGGTAGTAAAAAGTTTAACTGTGGTGAGTGTGGTAAAGGTTTTAACTggaaacatgatttaaaacgACACACAAAAATCCACACTGGGGAGAAATCCTTTATTTGTGatgaatgtggaaaaagattttcctacaagtcagatttaaacatacacacgagaatccacacaggagataaaccttttcattgtgatgcatgtggaaattGTTTTTGCTAcaagtcacaattaaacacgcacatgagaatccacacaggagatataccttttagttgtgatgcatgtggaaaaagatttgtctccaagtcacaattaaacacgcacatgagaatccacacaggagataaaccttttggttgtgaagtatgtggaaaaagatttgtctccaaATCACAATTAAACACGcacatgagaacccacacaggagataaaccttttagttgtgatgcatgtggaaaaacatttcgCTACAATTCACACTTAAACACGCACATGAGAGATCAcaaaggagacaaaccttttagttgtgatgcatgtggaaaaagatttgtcgccaagtcacaattaaacacacacatgagaattcacacaggagataaacctttttgttgtgatgtatgtggaaaaagatttgccttcaagtcaaatttaaacacacacatgagaattcacacaggagataaaccttttggttgtgatgcatgcggaaaaagatttgtctccaagtcagatttaaacacacacatgagaattcacacaggagataaaccttttggttgtgatgcatgcgGAAAAAGATATGTCTccaagtcagatttaaacatacacatgagaattcacacaggagataaaccgtttagttgtgatgcatgtgggaaaagatttgtctccaagtcacaattaaatgcacacatgagaatccacacaggagataaaccgtttggttgtgatgcatgtggaaaaagatttgtctccaagtcagatttaaatatacacatgagaattcacacaggagataaaccatttggttgtgatgcatgtggaaaaagatttgtctccaagtcaCAATTAAACGCACACataagaatccacacaggagataaaccatttggttgtgatgcatgtggaaaaagatttgtctccaagtcaAAATTCAACATACACATGCGAATCCACACAGGGGACAAACCCTTTGcctgtgatgcatgtggaaaaagttttgcttcaaaatcatatttatacaAACACATGTCAAATCCACACAGAAGCGAAAAAAACCATTGA